One genomic window of Thalassoroseus pseudoceratinae includes the following:
- the thiC gene encoding phosphomethylpyrimidine synthase ThiC: protein MTASSPDRSYTLPALGQNPATTGDGTTPGSFAKSPNIAPGVAGRYTFSSPDTPGMPAPSDKTAWDFLPEGWWTTQGVEEPVEHQADMTHAQFEQADGSLRVVGYPAGFEPTTQLEYARLGIVTKQMERVAEREPHLTAAQIRDEVAAGRMVIPANLVHLGYELDPMAIGRASKTKVNANMGASPVSSGTDEEVEKLKWAERWGADTVMDLSTGGDLDACREAIIQNSHVPIGTVPIYSMIIGRRIEDLDREMILETLEHQAKQGVDYFTIHAGILQAHLPFVKDRLIGIVSRGGSLLAKWMIHHDKQNPMYTYWEDICEVMRRYDVTFSIGDGLRPGGLADATDEAQLAELQTLGELTERAWRQGVQVMIEGPGHVPLDQIEYNMKLERTLCHGAPFYVLGPLVTDIFPGYDHITSCIGATNAAYHGASMLCYVTPKEHLGLPKKDDVKQGCIAYKIAAHSADVALGIPGTRDRDDELTKARAALNWERHFELSFDPDTARAYHDEDLDVDTDFCAMCGHDWCSVRISKEIQEFASGKSESYQWDRAKVSQALTAEQKEILEKRGVLSPEEIHKLASKTAGSVSPATDDGKAACHSDFVDADQAKRLQDVRLEVIESN, encoded by the coding sequence ATGACTGCATCGAGTCCCGATCGCTCATACACATTGCCCGCACTTGGTCAAAACCCAGCGACAACCGGAGACGGCACCACACCGGGCAGCTTCGCGAAGTCGCCGAATATCGCCCCTGGCGTGGCGGGTCGCTACACATTTTCCTCACCTGATACGCCTGGAATGCCCGCGCCGTCTGACAAAACCGCCTGGGATTTCCTACCGGAAGGGTGGTGGACGACACAAGGTGTCGAGGAGCCAGTCGAACATCAAGCCGACATGACTCACGCCCAATTCGAGCAGGCTGACGGCAGCCTCCGAGTCGTCGGTTACCCCGCTGGTTTTGAGCCGACAACGCAACTTGAGTACGCTCGGTTGGGCATCGTCACGAAACAAATGGAACGGGTGGCCGAACGCGAACCGCATTTGACGGCTGCTCAAATTCGCGATGAAGTCGCCGCCGGGCGAATGGTCATTCCGGCAAACCTGGTTCACTTGGGCTACGAACTCGATCCGATGGCGATTGGTCGGGCTTCAAAGACCAAGGTCAATGCGAACATGGGTGCTTCGCCGGTTTCCTCCGGGACCGACGAAGAAGTTGAAAAACTGAAGTGGGCCGAACGCTGGGGTGCGGACACGGTCATGGATCTTTCCACCGGTGGCGATCTCGACGCCTGCCGGGAAGCAATCATTCAGAACAGCCATGTCCCGATCGGCACCGTTCCGATTTATTCGATGATCATTGGTCGAAGAATCGAAGATCTCGATCGCGAAATGATCTTGGAAACGCTGGAACACCAGGCGAAACAGGGGGTCGATTACTTCACGATCCACGCTGGCATCTTGCAAGCCCATCTGCCATTCGTGAAGGATCGGTTGATCGGCATCGTCTCCCGCGGCGGTTCGCTGCTAGCAAAATGGATGATCCATCACGACAAGCAGAACCCCATGTACACTTACTGGGAAGACATCTGCGAGGTGATGCGGCGGTACGATGTGACATTCTCGATTGGCGACGGACTTCGCCCCGGCGGTCTGGCCGATGCCACCGACGAAGCTCAGTTGGCCGAGTTGCAAACGCTCGGGGAACTCACCGAACGGGCTTGGCGTCAGGGCGTTCAAGTGATGATCGAAGGGCCGGGGCATGTGCCGCTCGATCAAATTGAATACAACATGAAGCTGGAACGGACTTTGTGTCACGGGGCACCGTTCTATGTGCTCGGACCGTTGGTCACGGATATCTTCCCCGGTTACGATCACATCACGAGTTGCATCGGAGCCACGAACGCGGCGTACCACGGAGCAAGCATGCTGTGCTACGTCACGCCGAAAGAGCATCTTGGTTTGCCGAAGAAAGATGACGTCAAACAGGGCTGCATCGCGTACAAAATCGCTGCCCACTCCGCAGACGTGGCATTGGGGATTCCCGGTACACGCGATCGGGATGACGAATTGACCAAGGCACGAGCCGCGTTGAACTGGGAACGGCATTTCGAGTTGTCGTTCGATCCCGATACCGCCCGCGCGTATCACGATGAGGATTTGGACGTCGATACCGACTTCTGTGCGATGTGCGGTCACGATTGGTGCAGCGTGCGGATCAGCAAAGAAATCCAAGAATTTGCTAGTGGGAAGTCCGAATCCTACCAATGGGATCGGGCGAAAGTCTCGCAAGCATTGACGGCTGAACAAAAGGAAATCCTCGAGAAACGGGGCGTACTCTCGCCGGAGGAAATCCATAAACTCGCTAGTAAGACCGCTGGTTCTGTGAGTCCTGCGACGGATGACGGTAAAGCTGCCTGTCACAGCGATTTCGTCGACGCCGATCAGGCGAAGCGGCTTCAAGATGTTCGTTTGGAGGTCATCGAGTCGAATTAG
- a CDS encoding serine/threonine-protein kinase produces the protein MPPKRDSRKPTPAGKAKPTSGGNGAARGDAIQRDSAGAYIGKYRLIKKLGSGGMGAVYLAEDTDLGRKIALKVLPRDKARNPTLVARFKAEAKAAANLSHDNIVAVYEAGDADGYLYIALEYVDGTDVFELVSKHGPLPVKRTINIIRQVTSALDHAAERGIVHRDIKPANLLIRSNGTVKLTDLGLARSIEAASDAGITRAGHTVGTVDYMPPEQARDSKLADVRSDLYSLGCTWYFMLTGSVPFPDGDLMNKLYAHGHDPRPDPREMNAKIPEGVAAVLERMMAKSPESRHQTPKELLRDLDHSMLTNDAVAGGVLAALEDDDVNPNQVYEQRQFKGGRRDAPPPSQRSKLPPGTGDPQDSDADVHEEWVVKIDALKLLPALLVIAGGIVALVYVLQFLNS, from the coding sequence ATGCCACCAAAACGTGATTCCCGTAAACCGACACCTGCCGGAAAAGCAAAACCGACAAGCGGCGGGAACGGTGCGGCTCGTGGAGATGCCATCCAGCGGGATTCGGCCGGTGCATACATCGGAAAGTACCGCTTGATCAAGAAACTCGGCTCCGGTGGGATGGGAGCTGTGTATCTCGCGGAAGATACGGACTTGGGTCGGAAGATCGCACTCAAGGTGCTTCCACGTGATAAAGCCCGCAACCCCACGTTGGTGGCACGGTTCAAAGCGGAAGCGAAAGCTGCGGCGAACTTGTCTCATGACAATATCGTGGCCGTATACGAAGCCGGTGATGCCGACGGCTATCTCTATATTGCTTTGGAATACGTCGACGGAACCGATGTTTTCGAGCTGGTCAGCAAGCACGGGCCGTTGCCGGTCAAGCGGACCATTAACATTATTCGGCAAGTGACGTCCGCCCTGGATCATGCTGCGGAACGGGGGATTGTCCACCGCGACATCAAGCCAGCGAACTTGTTGATTCGCTCCAACGGGACTGTCAAGCTGACCGACTTGGGGTTGGCACGGTCAATAGAAGCCGCCTCGGATGCCGGAATCACACGGGCCGGGCACACGGTCGGAACGGTAGACTACATGCCGCCGGAACAAGCTCGCGACAGCAAATTGGCGGATGTGCGAAGTGATTTGTACTCTCTCGGTTGCACATGGTATTTCATGCTGACCGGAAGCGTCCCGTTCCCGGACGGCGACTTGATGAACAAGTTGTATGCCCACGGGCACGATCCACGTCCCGATCCGCGTGAGATGAATGCCAAAATTCCCGAGGGTGTGGCGGCCGTGCTCGAACGGATGATGGCCAAGTCACCGGAATCACGACACCAAACGCCGAAGGAACTATTGCGGGATCTCGATCACTCGATGCTCACGAACGACGCCGTCGCTGGTGGGGTGTTAGCGGCCTTGGAGGACGACGACGTCAACCCAAACCAAGTCTACGAGCAACGACAGTTCAAAGGTGGTCGACGAGATGCCCCGCCGCCGTCACAGCGTTCGAAACTGCCCCCCGGCACAGGCGACCCGCAAGACAGCGATGCCGATGTGCACGAAGAATGGGTCGTCAAGATCGACGCACTCAAGCTTCTGCCAGCATTGTTGGTGATCGCGGGCGGGATTGTGGCCCTCGTTTACGTGCTGCAGTTCTTGAACTCGTGA